The Syngnathus typhle isolate RoL2023-S1 ecotype Sweden linkage group LG16, RoL_Styp_1.0, whole genome shotgun sequence genome includes a region encoding these proteins:
- the LOC133169102 gene encoding nesprin-1-like: MLHTYCAPTADKNILESRMIKLEALLTARQEKEIQLKMLITRGESVQRNTSGTGVAVVQEEIQELKDSWDTLLSASIQCKSQLEGSLSQWTSYQEDVRQFVSWLEQVEENLDPADKQCPEMRDKSAHLSRAKLLYEEVLSHDGLLATIVAKSASMADNYVTQLELQELQERFNGIKDNAEEAVGKAEELVKAHQEYQEGLQAFEDWLEEEQEKLGCYTQMEGDVDMLEETLQKLQVGTSSSSQADVIFSLPHN, from the exons ATGCTTCACACCTACTGTGCCCCCACGGCTGACAAAAACATCCTGGAGAGCCGGATGATCAAGCTGGAG GCATTGCTGACTGCGCGCCAGGAGAAGGAGATCCAGCTCAAAATGCTGATCACCAGAGGGGAGTCGGTTCAGAGAAACACCTCGGGCACCGGTGTGGCTGTGGTCCAGGAAGAAATTCAGGAGCTGAAAGACTCCTGGGACACACTGCTCTCCGCATCCATTCAGTGCAAAAG CCAACTGGAAGGTTCTCTGTCCCAGTGGACCAGTTACCAGGAGGACGTGCGTCAGTTTGTCAGCTGGCTGGAACAGGTGGAGGAGAACCTGGACCCGGCCGATAAACAATGTCCCGAGATGCGAGACAAAAGTGCTCATCTCAGCAGGGCAAAG CTGTTGTACGAGGAAGTGCTCAGCCACGACGGCCTGCTGGCCACCATCGTGGCAAAGAGCGCAAGCATGGCCGACAATTACGTGACTCAGCTGGAGCTGCAAGAGCTGCAAGAACGCTTCAACGGCATCAAAGACAATGCGGAG GAGGCcgttggcaaagcggaggagctGGTGAAAGCTCACCAAGAGTATCAAGAGGGCCTACAAGCATTTGAGGACTGGTTGGAAGAGGAGCAGGAGAAGCTGGGCTGCTACACTCAGATGGAGGGCGACGTCGATATGCTGGAGGAGACGCTCCAAAAACTGCAGGTCGGAACCTCTTCATCATCTCAAGCGGATGTAATTTTTTCCCTTCCCCACAACTGA